One Bythopirellula goksoeyrii genomic window, CAGGACTGACCTATACGGGAATGATTACACCTGCCAACTCGACTTATGGATTAGGAGGAGGTAGTGGAACGTTGACACTACCCAACGCTCAGTTGGTTGGGTCGAACTCTCTTGAAGTTCGTAATGGTGGTACCGTTGAACTGCTAGGCGACAACACTTACTCAGGTAAAACAACGATTATCACGAAGTATACCGACACCGCTCAGCAGCAGGCGGCAGCCGACTCTCGCGGTGGAGCTGATGGCCTTTTTTACGATACGTTGGTTTCACCCACGCTGGTCGTTGACGACCTTGCCAACGGTGGCGTTGCGAGCAGTATCGGTTCAGCCTCTGCCGATGCCTCGAATCTATTCATTCAAGGTTCGACGCTGAAATATGTCGGTACGGGTGATTCGACCAATCGCTTGTTTACTATTGGAACAGGTGGTGCAACGATTGATTCTTCGGGAACCGGGGCTGTCGCGTTCACTAACGCTGGACTACTAGGTCGCGACGATGCAGAAACTCGGACTGGCACGCTGGACGATTTTTCTGGCCAACCGAATGTTATTATTGAGGTGTCCGATACCTCGGACATCGTCATTGGAATGGCCGTGAGCGATCCCTCCCCTGGCGGTACGTTCACTCAGGCTCCGTGCAATCCGGATGGCTCGCATTGTATCCCTGCGGATACAGAGGTTACAGGAGTTACGAGCTCAAGCATTGGCTTGAGTAATAGCTTCCCATTCATTCTCAAAGAAAATACCGATATCGTCTTTGGGACCGTCGAACGAACTCTGACACTTGCTGGTTCTAACTCGAACAATAATACGATCGCCTCAGTTATTAGTGACTCCGACGCCGGAGGGGTTGTGGCAATCGATAAGACTGGGCCAGGTAAGTGGGTACTCTCGGGCAGCAACACCTACTCGGGAGACACAGCTGTGGAAGCCGGAATTCTCAGTATTACCAACGCTTTCTTGGATGATGATTCAGCAGTGCGATTGGCGGGTGGCGTATTGGATCTAAACTTCGCAGGTACAGACGTCATTGGCGATTTGTTCTTCAACGGCGTCGAACAATCGAACGGCATCTGGGGTAGCCTTACTTCCACTGCAACCAACAAGAGCGCGTTCTTCACGGGCAATGGTCTGCTCAACGTGGGTGGAGGTGCTTTGGGAGCTTTAGCTGCTGTACCAGAACCTAATGCTTTCGTGTTGGCCACGATTGCTTCGCTTGCGTTGGCGGGTGTCAGAAGGAGGTCCCTCCACGCCATGGGTTAGGCATCGACCCGGCAACTCTCAGCAAAGCTTTTCTGTGAGTTGGCTGATCGCATTAAACCGGTGTTTTTTCGGCTTTCCCCTTTGCCGAGGTGAACTATGTATAGGCTTTCTCGAACTGCCTTTACCTTAGTCGAACTCCTGGTTGTCATTGCAATCATTGGTGTATTGGTAGGACTTCTGCTCCCCGCTGTGCAGACCGCTCGTGAATCTGCACGACGACTTGAGTGCATGGACAAGCTCAGGCAGTGGTCCACTGCCATGCACAATTACCATGGCACCAAGAAAACCTTGCCACCAGGGGCTCGGGAAAACCCACGGCAAACCTGGGTGATGCATCTCTGGCCGTTCACGGAACAGATGTCTTTGGACCAGCAGAACGATTTTGACACACCCTTTTTCTTGCCTCCAGCAACCATCCCCTATACTCTGAATGGTTTGACGGGGAAACACGTTTCGCTCTATTACTGCCCAAGCGATATCGGTTCCGACCAAATCGTCGGCGAATACCAGCGGCGGCGCGGCAACTATGTGGTCAACTGGGGCAATACTCCCTATGGATGGCCACTTGATCCTGCGGGCCTGGCCCCCTTTTCTTATATCGGCGGCAACGGTGCAAAGCCTCGCAAGACTGATTTTTCACACATCACTGATGGAACTTCACAGACGCTCCTGATGTCAGAAACTCTCAAGGCCTGGAGCAATGAGGACAACGACTGGCGTGGCGATATTCAAAACGACCAGGGTAATTTCCGCTTTCAAACCTTGTTGACCCCCAACACTTCTGCGCCCGATATCATCAAGGGGGGATGGTACCGCCCGAACATCGATCCTTCGATGCCTGCCGCTGCCGGAAGTCGACAGATCTATGCTGCGCGCAGCAGGCACTCTGGGGGAGTGAATGCTGCATACTGCGACGGCTCAGTCCATTTTATAGCCGATACCATCGCCCTTATCCCTTGGAAAGAAATGGGAAGTATGAATGGGGGCCTGAAAGAATCATTTGACCAGGAGTATTGGAATCGCTAATCAAATGCGGCCTTCGTTGCCAAACTACTTGATCTTAGTACTTTCGTGCTTGTCATGTGCCAGCTGCGGTGACCCCAGCGTGGGCTTGCTATCCGGGACAATCACCGTAGATGGAGACCCTGCTCAGATGGGTTCCATCTCGTTCTTTCCCGTGGATGGGAATTCGTTCACAGCCGGGGGCATGATCAACGGGGGGAAGTATCGCGCTCGTGTTCCGATCGGCGAATCGATAGTCGAAATTCGCATTCCCAAGGTTATCGGCGAGAGTAAGCTCTACGATGTCCCCAACAGCCCTACACAGCCCTTGCTAGAAGAGGCTCTTCCTGCAAGGTTCAACGACCGCAGCACACTGCGGATTACAGTGGAAGCCGGTCGTAGCGAGCATGATTTTGAGGTGACTACGAAATAATCGTGTTCGTCAGCAATGGTGTCACCTCAAGTTCTAGCGAAAATAGTTGCAAGGATCACAAGAGGTAGAGCAGCTATTTGTCCCGACCGGTTGTATTTCCAGGCATTGAGTTGTCCGAGTTCGAACACTTCCGATATAATGGGTGAAATCGAACGCTTTCAAACCATCGCTGGAGGCCGGGTGTCAAATTTTGGGGTGTGATGCATTTGAGTTAGCTTGAGACTCGGCCTACAAAGCAATAGACTTTCAACCTGATGGCCCTCGATTATTGGTTTTGAAAGAACGCTTCTGGAATGCGTAAATTTCTTTTCCCTTGAACCCTTTCGAATTGTCTGCCCAAATCGCTGATGTCCCAAACAGGAAACGCCGGAGCTAGAAAAGCAGGGGTTCCCGCAGAGCTGCGGACCCATTTCGAGTCGCTTCCCTGCATGGAAAAGCTCAACAGAGCCTCGCGTCAGCAGTTCTTCCACTGGCTAGCCATCTGCTTGCCTTTTCGCGATCTAAACGACTTTCACGACCAACTTTCTGCGACAGAGATCAAAGGACTAAAACCGGAGGACAAACGAGCGATTGCCGATTCCTTTCGAACACAACTTACGC contains:
- a CDS encoding DUF1559 domain-containing protein, with translation MYRLSRTAFTLVELLVVIAIIGVLVGLLLPAVQTARESARRLECMDKLRQWSTAMHNYHGTKKTLPPGARENPRQTWVMHLWPFTEQMSLDQQNDFDTPFFLPPATIPYTLNGLTGKHVSLYYCPSDIGSDQIVGEYQRRRGNYVVNWGNTPYGWPLDPAGLAPFSYIGGNGAKPRKTDFSHITDGTSQTLLMSETLKAWSNEDNDWRGDIQNDQGNFRFQTLLTPNTSAPDIIKGGWYRPNIDPSMPAAAGSRQIYAARSRHSGGVNAAYCDGSVHFIADTIALIPWKEMGSMNGGLKESFDQEYWNR